A portion of the Megalobrama amblycephala isolate DHTTF-2021 linkage group LG23, ASM1881202v1, whole genome shotgun sequence genome contains these proteins:
- the cd40lg gene encoding CD40 ligand isoform X1, which yields MINTFHSSYNPPPVPPRAGYSKPQPPGNTPMVKFLSVMLLLLMILTFGGFLYLFQKLNVQELRGSYQENILRLEDCVNDKLGEDSVAECSQLMQKYKDVMAKVSQANEKVSRLTGGTSFNGPAAHMVLLSPHKDTNSEFLRSNYLLWDRDDSLLQDVGLNSKRNMLTIHNPGIYFIYSQVTFSKHAKNALMQAVRSPEPKKEKDKELLKSFCSLNPSKPNLCTASLVGVFRLQKDQQLYVAVTNTSLVNRDSCSFGLFKLR from the exons ATGATAAACACCTTTCACTCTAGCTACAATCCCCCTCCGGTACCTCCACGGGCAGGATACAGCAAACCCCAGCCACCGGGAAATACACCTATGGTCAAGTTTTTGTcagtgatgctgctgctgttaatgATACTGACCTTCGGAGGCTTCCTCTACCTGTTCCAGAAACTCAACGTG CAGGAGCTCCGGGGGAGTTATCAAGAAAATATACTGAGACTAGAGGACTGTGTGAATGACAAATTGGGAGAAGACTCAGTGGCAGAATGTAGCCAACTGATGCAAAAATATAAAGATGTCATGGCAAAG GTTTCGCAAGCAAACGAAAAAG TGTCTAGGTTAACTGGAGGGACGTCTTTCAATGGACCGGCTGCACACATGGTTCTTCTGAGCCCACATAAAG ATACGAATTCAGAGTTCCTAAGGTCAAACTATCTTCTTTGGGATCGAGATGATTCACTGCTACAGGACGTCGGGCTTAACAGCAAAAGGAACATGTTGACCATTCACAATCCTGGAATCTATTTCATCTATTCCCAAGTCACCTTCtccaaacatgcaaaaaatgcattaatgcaAGCCGTAAGGAGCCCAGAACccaagaaagagaaagacaagGAGCTACTCAAGTCTTTTTGCAGCTTGAATCCAAGCAAACCAAATTTGTGTACAGCCTCCCTGGTGGGGGTTTTTCGACTACAGAAAGACCAACAGCTCTATGTCGCAGTAACAAACACATCTTTGGTGAACAGGGACTCCTGCAGCTTTGGATTATTTAAATTACGGTAA
- the cd40lg gene encoding CD40 ligand isoform X2 has translation MINTFHSSYNPPPVPPRAGYSKPQPPGNTPMVKFLSVMLLLLMILTFGGFLYLFQKLNVELRGSYQENILRLEDCVNDKLGEDSVAECSQLMQKYKDVMAKVSQANEKVSRLTGGTSFNGPAAHMVLLSPHKDTNSEFLRSNYLLWDRDDSLLQDVGLNSKRNMLTIHNPGIYFIYSQVTFSKHAKNALMQAVRSPEPKKEKDKELLKSFCSLNPSKPNLCTASLVGVFRLQKDQQLYVAVTNTSLVNRDSCSFGLFKLR, from the exons ATGATAAACACCTTTCACTCTAGCTACAATCCCCCTCCGGTACCTCCACGGGCAGGATACAGCAAACCCCAGCCACCGGGAAATACACCTATGGTCAAGTTTTTGTcagtgatgctgctgctgttaatgATACTGACCTTCGGAGGCTTCCTCTACCTGTTCCAGAAACTCAACGTG GAGCTCCGGGGGAGTTATCAAGAAAATATACTGAGACTAGAGGACTGTGTGAATGACAAATTGGGAGAAGACTCAGTGGCAGAATGTAGCCAACTGATGCAAAAATATAAAGATGTCATGGCAAAG GTTTCGCAAGCAAACGAAAAAG TGTCTAGGTTAACTGGAGGGACGTCTTTCAATGGACCGGCTGCACACATGGTTCTTCTGAGCCCACATAAAG ATACGAATTCAGAGTTCCTAAGGTCAAACTATCTTCTTTGGGATCGAGATGATTCACTGCTACAGGACGTCGGGCTTAACAGCAAAAGGAACATGTTGACCATTCACAATCCTGGAATCTATTTCATCTATTCCCAAGTCACCTTCtccaaacatgcaaaaaatgcattaatgcaAGCCGTAAGGAGCCCAGAACccaagaaagagaaagacaagGAGCTACTCAAGTCTTTTTGCAGCTTGAATCCAAGCAAACCAAATTTGTGTACAGCCTCCCTGGTGGGGGTTTTTCGACTACAGAAAGACCAACAGCTCTATGTCGCAGTAACAAACACATCTTTGGTGAACAGGGACTCCTGCAGCTTTGGATTATTTAAATTACGGTAA